The Bdellovibrio sp. NC01 genome includes the window GATCTGCCAAATCTTTTGAAAGACGAAGATCAGTTGCAGGTGCTTGAACACAATAAAGTCGTTGCTCTTAAAACATTTAAAAACAGTGACTGCTTTAAAGGACGCGTGAAAGTTTTGGTCGACGGAAAAAGTTCTTCCGTGGCTGAGATGGTAGCGCAAGCATTCAAAGAAATTAAACACAGCTCTTTGCAGGGGGCTCCTTCGCGAGGTCAGTTGTTAGTAGGTGTGTGGTACCCATTGGATGAAATTGCACCGGGTGTCCAGATCTCTGTGCCCGAAGCTTACTACGAAAGCGCTGCAGGACATCGCATCGAAGGCCAGGGTGTACAGGTTGATAAGATCTTGTATTATCATTTGCCGCAAATGCAGGCGGGGATTGACTCTTGGGTTGATCAATTGCTGCGGAACTAGAGGCAAGTCCAGCTGACTTTTTGTGTTTCAACATGAGATACTCAGATTGAAACGTCTATCGTCTTTTGTACGACTGTAAATGCCTTTTACGACGAGAAATAATATATTAGAAATAATGCCGGCATACTCCTGGCAATGACAATTTATGACGATAACATTGCGAGGGAGATCAAATGGGGAACGCTAAGGTGATTGAATTTCCGAAAGAAAAATCTTTGAGAAAAAGATTGCAAGACAAAGCGCAAGAGCAAAAAGCTGCTTTGATTCTTTCCATCGCATCAATTCTTCTAATGACTGTTTTCGTAAATCAATGGTTGGTCGACAACGATCATCATTCATTGGCAGCAGGCGGTACTCGTAACGTAGCGAGCTTTGAACCTGCGGTATTTGCACGCGATGTAAAATGGGAACATGAACTAGCAAAACGCTTAAATGGTGAAACAGCTTTTGCTGCAAACTTGGCAGAGCGCCCAACTGTTCGCGATGAATTGGTATTTGGTTACCTTGAAGGTAAATACGGCATGAAGTTGGCGAAAGGCCGCATTCAAAGCCTTGAATTCATCGATGCCCAAGCCGGTGAACAACCAATGGCTATTAAAGATGAAGCTCAGTTCTTGAAAAAATATGCAGATGCTTTCGGCGTACAATACTCTGAAGTATCCGCTACAGAGAGCAGCAATCTTGAACACGTTTTCAATCTGATCGACTCTTCCAAGACTATCGTAGGGCAAGCGCACTTCAGCTTGGACGATCAAGGTCGAGTTCAGTCCCTTCGCTTTACACAATAGTCGCTTTAGTCTTTTCTGTTTCAAGCCGATACAATCTGTATGTTATTTCCAGATTTATCGGCTCCAGAAATTTGTAGCAAAAAAATCGATACGTCGAAACCAGCGATCGCTTTCGTAGCCGATCGCTTTTTGGCTTTGGTGCTAGATTTTTTAATCATGTCACCGATTGTAAGCCTCTTCCTTGCGGGCTTAATTAAAAAAACCAAAACATATTTCCTATTAGATGGCCAATCTCCTGAAGGTTTTGTTTCAGGCGTGATTGTGTTTATCGTTGGTGCTGTTCTGATCATGTTATTGCAGTCGGTCTTCATGTACTTCTGGCAGGCGACACCGGGGCAGTTCTTTATGCAAATGCGTGTGGTATCGTATCCGCACGCGCGTGCACGCCTGAGTTTTTCGCAATGCCTTTTGCGTTCGTTTTGTTTCAGTTTAAATTTCGTGGCTTTGGGAATTCCATTCTTGGAAGTTCTAAGTCATCCGCTGCGTCGTGCTTTTCACGAAAGAGCTTCCGACACATTGGTGATTACTTTGAAGAAAGAAGCCGACGACGGTCCTTTCGAATTAGAAGAAAGATTTATCTCGTCATGGTTGCGCATGAGCTTCATCATCTTTGCGATGGTGGGGGCCGTGGCACTTGCGAAAATGTATTATTCGATGCATGACGGCTCTTACAAGTCAGCGGCTGTCGTCGGTGGACAATGTAAAGAGATTGCCGATGCAGAGCTACATGGCACGGCACGTTTGGATGCGGCTTTAGCTTTATTCATGTTGAATGAAGTTTCTGAGGAATGCTTGCGCAAAGAAGCCGAAGCTTCGTTGTGGGGTGATCCTGTGAATTCGCAAGATATGGCTTATCTGGCGAAGT containing:
- a CDS encoding RDD family protein, which encodes MLFPDLSAPEICSKKIDTSKPAIAFVADRFLALVLDFLIMSPIVSLFLAGLIKKTKTYFLLDGQSPEGFVSGVIVFIVGAVLIMLLQSVFMYFWQATPGQFFMQMRVVSYPHARARLSFSQCLLRSFCFSLNFVALGIPFLEVLSHPLRRAFHERASDTLVITLKKEADDGPFELEERFISSWLRMSFIIFAMVGAVALAKMYYSMHDGSYKSAAVVGGQCKEIADAELHGTARLDAALALFMLNEVSEECLRKEAEASLWGDPVNSQDMAYLAKYLVSDKAEQEEYFKLICKDISSSACVIASYMSEGGDEGVLGNADQKLLVTQVLMMEEKFNAHQYVASLEAIEKLQKVTAMRSAMDKKYVRSIWAMKESLTRKSGRVPASADSATWIEEFKDKYGLQ